The sequence ttggcctgcaaactcacctgaccttaaccccatagaaaacctatggggtattgtgaagcggaagatgcgagatgccagacccaacaatgctgaagagctgaaggccactattaaaacaacctgggctctcataacacctgaggagtgtaacagactggtggactccatgccacgtcgtattgctgcagcaattcaggcaaaaggagctgcaactaagtattgattgccgtacatgctgaaactttccatgttcatacttttcagttggcccacatttctaaaaaaaaatttttggtactagtcgtaactaattttctgagatactgaatttgggattttcagtaattgtcagtactaatcatgaaaatttaaagaaataaacatttcaaatatatcactatgtgtttaatgaattgatataatatgaaagtttcacgttctgaatataactactgaaataaatcaactttttcatgatattctaataatatgaacagcacctgtatatggtacctgaaagtcggagtggtgtggccacgggtgtggtgaccgccagtgtctccggcgggaggaggtaagagtcgcagctgcaggaagacgcaagctccgctcatgtctacggtaagagccgacttattaccacaattttctcaccgaaacctgcctgttAACATTTGGTCGGGAACGATGTTcggttgaccgctctgttccatagtaaagcttccccttcgggaatgtaaacaaggaaacaccggctgtgtttgtgttgctgaaggcagctgcaatacaccgcttcccgcctacatctttcttctttgacttctccattattaattgaacaaattgcaaaagattcagcaacacagatgtccgaaatactgtgtaattatgcgattaaagtagactacttatagcttggaccgggctggaaaaaaatgtccgctacaatcctagacgtcatgcgcacgcgtcatcataccgatgttttcaacaggatacttcgcgcgaaatttaaaattgcaatttagtaaactaaaaaggccgtattggcatgtgttgcaatgttaatatttcatcattgatatacaaactatcagactgcgtggtcggtagtagtgggtttcagtaggcctttaaaaacgtgTTCATATCCTTTTCGTGTTGAGCTATTTCAAAAagtataatgtttaaaaaaagttttccagtCACGGtattaaaaacttgaaaaattaTCCCTCCCAGAGTGCACTTTATTAATCACGAAAAATTATATCTTTATGCGGTTATTGTTATTAATTTTGAGTTCACTATGGACaccgtttgacagccctaaataaAACGTATGCATTTAGCGGCTCTAATTTTTCATCAACAATTAACTCCAGCTGAAGTTATTTTAGCCATGTGCCTATTAACAACAAAGATGATGAAATgattaataaatatttatactgTAACTCATTTAGCTATTATAAAAAATAACAAGACAAataaaatgttgtccatttaaaagaaaggaaaggcaaagtgctaaaaaaaaaaaaaatcctgtttaTGTATTAAGaacagttaaaatagcagcaatgaaaacaaactACGAAACACAAAATCCAACTTCCTCAAAAAGAGAAGTATTTcgtgatgtttaaaaagctgcgCACTGACGCATAATAAACTCAATGTGTAGAATTATATCTTTGAttcattcttaaaatgttggctatttaataaattgtatgtttaatcttatgataCCTCCGCATTGTGCCTGTCAGTTTCAatttgtgtgtgtacgtgcggcAATGTGACAGTTTGTCATAATTACCATGGTCAGCTAGATAAAAAAATACCGTTTAgaagtgtgaatctttgggcatctCACAATTTGATTCAGTtcaattaaaaatcgattttcgATACATCTTTAATTTATCTACACTGATGCAGTattacatttctttttgtttcactaaataagcgtttatcccTTGTAACTTTTataaacagtgcatttgtaatacgAAACCGTTAAAGTAATTCCCATCACATTTATCAAGTaataaaaatgtgtgcaaaataGGAACATAAGTAAGGGTGCAGCGGATCAAAAAGCTCACGGTTCATATCGGTTCTCGTATCAGAGTCACGCATCAGATAATTTTTCGGatcagcaaaaaaagaaaaaaagacaagacaaacagaAATTTTGTCTTTTTGTTCATTAAcgcttttaaattattaaattaaagtaTATACAATACACTTAAAGTGCACAAGGCATTATATCTTTTTAACAATGGAAAACTTAGGTGCAACATAAAAAGGCATAACTCCTTTCATTAAACTTGGACCAATGACCATTAATAAAAACAACTTAAGGTGCAACATAAGAAGGCACATCATCTTCCTCGAAACATAGATagtggaataataaagaaagcaAAGCATACCTGAGCTtatcatttcaaattatttttcaaaaagacaAGGATGCCTACATTGTCTGGGGAGAGTGTGGACCTCTTTGCAGTCACTATGTCCCCTGCTGTTAGGAACACTCTCTCGAAAGGAACTGAAGAGTTTGGCACAGTGAAATAGCATCTTGCCATCTTGGCAGTATGAGGGTATTTACACTCATTGCTTTTCCACCATGTCAGTGGATCACCATCCACTGTAATGCCGCTTGCTACCAGGTACGACACCACCTCCTCTTTCATGATGTTAGCAGGTGTCTTGCTGTCCATGTTTTTGCTGGCAAAGGTCTCTTCGAAAAACTCTGGTATTGCCGACTTCTTTCGTGGAGGAGATGTGTCCAAGTTGGCTCGGCAGATATTTCTTTTCATGTTTCATAGACAATAAAAATGCGGCGATAACATTTAATAAAAAGCCATTATTACTGGAAAAACTAATTTATTTAGATATCAATTGATCATTTTTAAACATTCTTTTTATTTACCTCATCACAGTCTTCAGTGTCCTGACTGCTCACAATCACAGTGGTGAGGTGGCTGTATGTCCTCTGGTGTAGGGCAGGGTCCGTGTGAAACAGTCACTTGAAGCTCGGATCCAGGGCAGGAAATCTGTGAAGGTAATCCTGTAGAGTAGGGGGTGAGGTGTATCTAGGATTCAGGTCCTCTCTAATGCCAGTCTTGACATCTCGAGTGATGGTGCTGTCTTCCACATTTGAAGCTATGGATTGTAGAATCCTTCTTTTCAATGGCAGTATCATTGACACAGTTTTGAGGGGTTTAAGCACCTGTTGGACCTCTGCCACTCTCACATCCTCATCAGACAGGGTGATGATGTCTTTGACATTTTTCTTCGGGTCTTGTCGGtcaatgtagagcaggggtggccAACTAGTCAGAGACTAAGAGCCAGTTTTTTTTCGGTGTTACTGCAAAGAGCCACATCATACACATGGGTGCACATGAACATCATATTTTAATCATGTATGCACGCATACACAGACCTCTGCTCAGccagatctaatgaaaataaccaCACCAACATGATAATATCAGTAATTTTCAACAGTTAACATtgtgtgtctcacacacacatactctcaGTTCAAGCAAGTCCACAAACAATAATAGAATCATTTTCAATAACATCTTTCTCTTACTATGCTGCTTAGTGAGACTTCTGGCATTCCTTATCTTGAACAATCCTCTTCAAATCTGGCTTGTATTCTGTTGTTGCCACTCTAAGCAATTCTTTCAAATGAGTGTCAGTCAGAACAGATCGATGCTTTGATTTCACATGTTTCAGGGTAGAAAACACAGACTCGCAGACGTACGTTGACCCAAACATGGACAGTATCTTAAGCGCAGCTCGTTTGATAATGGGGTATTTTTCAATTGGCACACTTTTCCAGAACTCAACGGTCCCTTCCCTTAAAACAGCTTTCAATTGATCCTCCTCACAAAGGTCGATCATCTCCAACTCAGCCGCAGCCTCATCTGTGACGAGCGGGGCTTTCAAACAGTCCGTCTCCGCATTAAATGGGTCGACGAGGAACGTGATCTGTGGTCTTTTCAGTTGTAGATCACAGAACCGGGTCACAAGGCTTTCGTGCAGGTTTGCAACCAGTGTTGCATATCTGTCTCTTTTCTTTTTCAGGGCGGCGCTTGTGACTTGCTCACTGGCTTTTAGCAGAGTATGAAAATGTGTTAAATCTCCCTTTTGAATATGCGCCTCGAACAGCTTTAGTTTGTTGACAAACGCAAACACACTTTGCACCATGTCAGGCAGCATTTTTAACTTACCCTGCAGGGTCAGGTTCAGTCTGTCCAAGTGACACAGCATGTCGACTGAAAATGCCAGATCCATAATCCACTCGAGGTCTGAGAGCTCAGGATAGACCTTGTCCTTCTCTTCCATGAACAGTTTCACAGCATCCAAAAGCTCAAAAAAGCGAGAGAATACTTTGCTTTTTGACAGCCACCTCACAGTGCAGTGCAGCGGCAGGTCACCTGGAAGCCCTTGGTCCAGCTCAGCAATGAGATTCCTGAATTGCCTGTGGTTAAGCGCATGTGTGCGGATGTAGTTTACGATTTCCATCACTGGCTTCATGACGTTGTTTAAATTCAATGATTTAGATACGAGTTGCTccctgtggatgatgcagtggaAATTCCAAAAGTCGGGAAATGTTTGATCAGCTTTGCACAGCCCCACAAGACCGTTCACGGATCCGATCATGGCTGGCGCTCCATCCGTGGCTATTGCAGTTAGTTTTGGTATGGGCAGATTTGCTTTTGCAAATGCAGCCATCATTGCTTCTTTCACATCTATGCCACGGGTTCTGTCTTTTAATGTCACAATATCAAGGAGTTCTTCCTTGATCATACATTCATTTGACACAGACCGTGCAAATATTGCCAACTGAGGCTTGTCTTGTATGTCACAACTCTCATCCAATGCCACACTAAAATACTCACATGCTTGAAGGTCAGAGTGCAACTGTGATTCAACAGCTGTATTAATATCTGATATTCTGCGTTCAACACTGTGGCGGGAAAGTTGAACGTCTGATACGCTCCGTTTTAGTTTGTCGTCTCCAGGAGCCAAGATTTCAAAGGCGTCAATGAGGCATTTTTTAATGAAGTCCCCTTCGTTGTATGGATTTTTAGCCCGTGCTATGTTCCAAGCCAGCTGATATGATGCAAGCGTTACGGTCTCCGAGTGTTTCGTAAATTTTTGGAAAAACTGCACCTGCTTTTCTGCCTGGCTTTTCAAAGCGACCAACTTGCTCTTGCGAAGTTCAGTCCCTTTTGGAAATTCCTGTTCGATGTTAGGGTGGAGTGAGCTGAAGTGACGCTGaagatttgaagctttgaaatgcgcTAATGCTCCGTGACATATAAGGCATATCGGCTTGCCATTACGTTTAACAAAAATATGTAAACTCTCCCACTCTGGCAAAAACGTCCTGTGTTCTTCTTCATATTTTCGTTTGACTGTGCTTTTTTTCCCTGCCATTTCAAGAGGTAACTTGACTGAAATTGTTTACAAAACAAATGATGTCACACCAAAGATTCTCTCGGCGCTCGTTTGACGTCACTCAAACAGGCTTACATGGTCAGTGTGCCATCTAGCTGTAGGAGGAGTTAATGACAGCGCCAGCCAAGCATTTTTGACGCATGTCATGTGACAGCTCGTGAAGAGCCGCATGAAATTAGTTaaagagccgcatgaggctcGCGAGCCGCGGGTTGGCCAGGCCTGATGTAGAGTATATACCTGCCTGCTGCTCCAGATAACACTCCCAACATATAAGTGGAGTTCCCCCTTGTTGGATGTATGAGCTTCGGAGTAGGCAGCTTTATCATTTTTTGCTTTGTCTTAAGCACATGAGCAGCTGTCGTGCTTCGGTGGAAGTATGAAACCACCTTCCTGATCCTCCCAAGGAAGGTGGTTGAAATGATGATGACCGTGTGCCAgcgcatacatacagtatattatttatttaacgcgTAAGTCTCTTAGTCTTCATCAACTTCATATCTAAATGTCAATTATAAGTCTTTGGATTTTTTTCCTTTCTGCCATTTTCGTCAAAGATAACTGTGTTTTTATGGCAAGCACACAAAACCAAAAATCTTCCACAAAAATCTTTTAACTATGTCGATACAGCGGGAGATAcaagtgaagtttccatggactcaggaagactaaaacatggcacaggatgaagttaaaaaggttgactttacactcaccttatTGTTTAACGCGGTAAAGTTGTCAgagtgcaaactgaggcagtatttgtcaTTCATAAAACTTTtggcgaatcaaaatttaagaaattgtaaCGGAAAGTTAATTACTTTCAAGACGACCAATAAAAACGCAATAATCGGGGACGTAAATTTGACCCGGTTATCTTCTCCAAGTCACGACACTGACATTGTATTTGTGACAGAGAGAGACGTGACGGCGTGATAAGAGCGCACCGTCACaattagggatgatgtttgttaaCAAACTATCGATTTCAATGCCATTATCGAATcatcttatcgaaccgattccctATCGATtgtcttatcgaatccagataaattgttgtatatggaaaaaaacacacaatacttGGTTTGACAAAAGCTCActtattttttaagaaaacaataaaatccatctatccatccattttttaccgcttattccctttggggtcgcgggggcgctggtgcatatctcagctacaatcgggcggaaggccgggaacaccctggacaagtcgccacctcatcgcagggcaaacaaataaaatagataaataaacattgacttgtTACCCCAAAAAAaggtttaataaaataaataaatattgactgttagtgCCCCTTTAAGTGGGCCACCTAATAAAAATCCtgcttttatttgtattttacagcACGTTACATTTGAAACACATCTCAGAATAAGGGTGTTGTTTACTTTTGCTCCATTACATGTcagcaaaatacaattattaacctACTTGTATTCGTTAACACCAAGTTGAAGGTGAGGAGATTTTTCACCAACATTCTCGTTAGCTTTCAAGTAATCTTGTTACTCTCTTCACTCATCTTGCTGCGCTGCGCgttatacctcgccatggtaaataaataaataatgataaatgagttgtacttgtatagcgcttttctaccttcaaggtacgcaaagcgctttgacactacttccacatttacccatgcacacacacattcacacactgatggagggagctgccatgcaaggcgctacccagcccccatcaggagcaagggtgaagtgtcttactcaggacacaacggacgtgacgaggttgatactaggttggaattgaaccagggaccctcgggttgcgcacggccactctcccacaaaTGGGTTAAAGCTCTGTGCTACAGAGCAAACTACTGCCCTGGTCACTCTAACTGTCATGAATGTCATCACCTGAAATGGGATAACGTAAACATCATCTTAATTCACATCTTGCAAGCACTAGTTTATTGGACAGACCTGCAAACTCTGGAGTGGTGTAGGCTACAAGATACCGTTACCGTTATCAGACACATACAAAAAGGCTAACGTTAATGTTACCGTTAGCCACGGAATGTGCTTAGGTAACGTTAGTCTAGCTAACATTACTGCAGTCCTGGTTGGCATTCGGCAATGTTATTTTAGCTTAAAGGCTACAAGTGAGCAGATATGAAAATTAACCGGCGACAGTTAATGTTACTCACCGGCACTATCACtgggactgcaggttgaagcCGAGGAAGAGGGGCGTGCTTTGTCATCTCTGTCGCTGCTTCTCCACGTTTCTCTAACCTTCAGGTTATGTACGGTCTGAACatgtttcaacatgtttgttgtaCTGCTCCCCTTACAGGAAAGCgaagcctggcaataattgcaGATAGCCGTTTCTTCCTCGTATTTCTTCGTAAAGTGAAGCCATGCCTTGGAGCGTTTTTTCCGGTCCATTGTTGTTGCTGCTTCTGTATCTGCCGccgaatgactgagctacgtcattTCCTGTGACTTGCCACAGGACATTCCCTGTGACACGGGATTCGTTCTCAGGGATTCTAATAAAGAACCAAGTcattttctttactatagtggcttcgataacaggaaccgtttctcaaaaagggattcgtatccatggaatcggttcttttcctATCGAACAATTGGGAGAACCGGTTTTCGAACATAATCCCCAGTcacaataaatagaaaaaaacaccggcggaaagcgataatcgattaaaaaaaacaagcgaaCTGGAGTTTTGACCCGGAGAAGACAgggtcggttaaaaaaaacaaaaaaaaaactgcgtcCCTGGGACGTGCGGACTTATGGAAATGCGCGTCCTTTCTGATTTTAATGCATAAGAAGTATTAAAAAGTGCGTTAAcactattatatatacatatttatctgAAAAAAAATGGGCATAGTGTCCTCTTACACTAGCCTACCTGGCCGGTCTAGGGGGCATGTGCCTGACCTCAGTTCAACGAACACCTGTCGTCCTTCCAGACCCTGATGCAACTAGTGTATCTCTCGGAAAATCTCAGGACAACTTTGTTGTCGGTTAACCTTTGACACACACTTCCAAAATGGCTACGCCCATGTTGTTTATACCGATTAATGTTAATTATGTGATGTATTAAACAGTTGGAAATGTACAAAAATAAGTCATGTCGCTTTGTTTTTATCAATTTATTCAACAAAACAATTACGTTCCAATTGTCCAATATAGGGATGTCACGGTATAAACATTTATCATGGTTAAAacttcctgcgatgaggtggcgtcttgtccagggtgtaccccgccttccgcccgattgtagttgagataggcaccagcgcctcccgcaaccccaaagggaaaaagcggtagaaaatggatagatgaatggatggatggttaaaacTTCCAACGGTTAGTTTAAGTTATCGTAAAACTGTGATTGATATTGAGAAGAAAAATggaatagcttagttgctcagacagcaatgtatTTAAATTTAGAGTGGGGTATGACATTAGTAATACGGAAGGATTTTATGTTAATGATATTTACTGTATGTCTTCCAGATCAAAACCATTGTGCACATGTTGCTGTTGAAAAAGGGGATTATGGATCTTTTGAGCAAGTGAAACTACCACAATGTCATCCCAGCTTGGACTTCCGGCGCGAGGCTCAAATATAACAGTTCTGATTACCGAAGTACATTCATCTCCCAATAGTCCGTTAGTTGAGTTTTGGGGAAAGTTGAATCAGGTCAGGACATTGGATCATCAATCCCTGTCCCCGGTTAATTTATTTCAAGAGTTGGAAGGAAATCCAGGTGACTTGTGCTTAGTCAAAATCAACCTTACGTGGTACCGGTGCCGCATTGTCTCAAGAAATGGATCCAACTGCAAAGTGTTCCTCATTGATGAGGGGATCACATTCATCACCACTACAAAGTTGCTGGCATGGGGTAAGCCTGAGCACTTCCACCTGCCACCTGAAGTGGAGCTCTGTGTGCTTGCCAATGTTTTGCCACTCTCACCTGAAAATAGATGGTCCCCAGGTGCAATAGAATTCCTGAAATATATTCGAGGATGGGAATCGGAGGCACATGTACAAGATGTACTGGTTCAGCAAAAAAAGCTTATTCTGGACATCCCATGCATATCCAGACAAATGTATGAAATGGGATTAGCAAAGAAACTGGGTTCCAGATGGTTTCTGGATGTCGTCAAAGCTTCAGATACCCACAGTAGTGCTAAAATGTTGCCAGCAGCTCTGCCAATCCCTATGGGTGAATTTGAGCAACTGCAGAATAAGGAGTTGTACATGTATCCACAGCTGCAAGCAGGAGCGGTGGAGACTGTTGTAGTCACTGAAGTGACAAATCCACAGCGAGTTTTTTGTCAGTTGAAGGTCTTTTCCCATGAGTTGAGAAAACTCTCAGAGCAAATCACACAGTGCTGTATTGGTAGAACGGGCAGTTGCAGTGTAGGTCCTGAAATGATTGGTTTTCCATGTGCTGCCAGAAGAAGTGATGGCAGGTGGTGCCGTTCTGTTCTACAACAAGTACTCCCAACAAACGATCTGGTTGAAGTACTAAATGTTGACCTTGGTACAAAACAATTTGTTCAAATGGAGAATATAAGACCATTGGCTCCAGAGTTCTTTAGAATGCCAGTTGTGACATATCTTTGCTCCCTCCATGGAATTATTGACAGAGGAGTTGGATGGACAAGCACCCAGATTGACTACCTCAAGTCCCTACTCTTGCACAAGACACTCATTGCCAAATTTGAGTACCAGAGTATCTCAGAGGGTGTTTACTATGTTACTCTCTATGGTGACGAAAATAAAAACCTCAACAACTTGTTCAGTTCCAAAGAGAGCTCTTTGCACGAGAGTGAAAAAACACTGCACAACTACGCAATTGGAAACGCATCAAACAGCAGCCCACATTCCTTTCAGCTTAAAAACAATGAAGGAAAACTTCTGCTTTCTGGACAAACCTTGGGGCATGGGcagagaatggacacattttcagTTGAGAACCTCCTTCCCAACTCCTCACACATGGCATGGGTGGCTCATGTCTGTAACCCATCTGAGTTTTGGATCCAAACACAAAACCATGCAAAAGAGCTGGATAATTTAATGGAAAAGATGCACCATTTGTACCAACATTCTGATAATAAAGACGTGATAGAAAACCCTACCGTTGGCACCTACTGTGCAGCTAAAGCAGACGATGGTGTCTTCTACAGAGCTGTTGTGTCGGAAGTTGGCAAAGCACACATCAAGGTGTTCTTTGTGGATTATGGCGACACCAAAGAGGTTGATGGGAGAAACATCAGAACGCTCCCTGACATTTTTAAGGAACTGCCAAAGCTTGCGTTAAAATGCGCTTTAGTGGGTGTTTGCCCAAAAGAGCATACATGGAGTTGCTTTGCCAttgattatttcagcaaaattGCCACTGACAAAATACTTAAGGTATACGTGATGGCAAAACGCGATGATACCCATCTGGTAACACTGACTGATTCTGAGGCATCAGGAGAAAAGGATATCAGTCAACTGCTGTGTTCTTCTGGCCTCGCTGAACGGGATGAGAAATTACCCAATATTTCCACGCAGCATTCAGAAGAAGGATGCTTGAGTGTTTACAAAAACAGTGTGGCGTCTTCTCAGACACAAAACATTTTTGATATCTCCAACAAAGAGAAACACATTGATAAGTTCAAGGCATGTATGTTTCCCATTGGTAGTGTCCTGGATGTCAACGTGTCCTACATCAACAGCCCAAATGATTTCTGGTGTCAGCTAGCTCAAAACGCTGTCCACTTGAAATTGCTTATGCATGACATGCAGGCATATTATGCTGGCAGTGAGTTTGAGCCTCTTACAGAAAGATCTTGTGTCGCTTTCCACCCAGACAATGGAATGTGGTACAGAGCTCTTGTAATTCACAATTACAAAACCCCTCTAGTGGATGTTCTTTTCGTTGACTACGGCCAGACAAAAGCTGTTTCTCTCCATGAACTGAGAAGGATTTGCCCAGAATTCCTCCAGCTACAAGGCCAAGCATTTAGGTGCAGCCTTTTCAACCCTCTTGAAGCCATGTCTGTTGTAAATGAGTGGAATGAAGAGGCAAAAGAAACCTTTCACAACTTTGTGGAAACTGCTTCCACTAACATATTGCCATTAAAGTGCACTGTATATGCTGTCATGTACAATGAACAAAAGATAGTGTTCAACAGTGTGGACCTGGAAACTCCATTTGAAAGCATCTGCACCATTTTGGCCAATCTTGCCACAGTTGAACCTGCCAAGAAAGACCTTGGATCATCTTTTCGCCTGGACACATATTACTACTCTACACACAACATCAAAACTGGAACCGAGGAACAGGTCACAGTCACGTGTGTGGTCAGCGTCAATCAATTCTACTGCCAACTTGAGAAGAATGCTGATGTGATAAAGGACCTTAAGGTAAAGGTAAATGACCTTTGTCAACAGCTTGCACGTGTGAAGACCCCAACAGTATTTGGAACATTGTGCTTTGCAAAATACACTGATGGACTCTGGTACCGGGCACAGATCAAAGCCACAAGACCTTCAGTCCTGGTTCATTTTGTTGATTACGGTGAAACGACTGAAGTGGCAAAATCAGACTTGCTTCCAGTGCCTAAAGAGGCCTATGACATAATGTCTGTACCTGTGCAAGCAGTAGTGTGCTGTCTCTCTGATGTCCCTGCAGATGTCCCCAGCGAGGTGAACGGCTGGTTTACAACAACTGCGACCGAATGTAAATTCCGTGCACTAGTGGTGGCCAAAAAACCCAATGGTAACCTGCTTGTTGAACTGTATCACAAAGAAATCCAAATCAATTTGAAGCTTAAGAAGATCTTTCAAATAGAGACGCAGATTGAAGGGA comes from Nerophis ophidion isolate RoL-2023_Sa linkage group LG24, RoL_Noph_v1.0, whole genome shotgun sequence and encodes:
- the LOC133542411 gene encoding tudor domain-containing 6-like isoform X1 → MSSQLGLPARGSNITVLITEVHSSPNSPLVEFWGKLNQVRTLDHQSLSPVNLFQELEGNPGDLCLVKINLTWYRCRIVSRNGSNCKVFLIDEGITFITTTKLLAWGKPEHFHLPPEVELCVLANVLPLSPENRWSPGAIEFLKYIRGWESEAHVQDVLVQQKKLILDIPCISRQMYEMGLAKKLGSRWFLDVVKASDTHSSAKMLPAALPIPMGEFEQLQNKELYMYPQLQAGAVETVVVTEVTNPQRVFCQLKVFSHELRKLSEQITQCCIGRTGSCSVGPEMIGFPCAARRSDGRWCRSVLQQVLPTNDLVEVLNVDLGTKQFVQMENIRPLAPEFFRMPVVTYLCSLHGIIDRGVGWTSTQIDYLKSLLLHKTLIAKFEYQSISEGVYYVTLYGDENKNLNNLFSSKESSLHESEKTLHNYAIGNASNSSPHSFQLKNNEGKLLLSGQTLGHGQRMDTFSVENLLPNSSHMAWVAHVCNPSEFWIQTQNHAKELDNLMEKMHHLYQHSDNKDVIENPTVGTYCAAKADDGVFYRAVVSEVGKAHIKVFFVDYGDTKEVDGRNIRTLPDIFKELPKLALKCALVGVCPKEHTWSCFAIDYFSKIATDKILKVYVMAKRDDTHLVTLTDSEASGEKDISQLLCSSGLAERDEKLPNISTQHSEEGCLSVYKNSVASSQTQNIFDISNKEKHIDKFKACMFPIGSVLDVNVSYINSPNDFWCQLAQNAVHLKLLMHDMQAYYAGSEFEPLTERSCVAFHPDNGMWYRALVIHNYKTPLVDVLFVDYGQTKAVSLHELRRICPEFLQLQGQAFRCSLFNPLEAMSVVNEWNEEAKETFHNFVETASTNILPLKCTVYAVMYNEQKIVFNSVDLETPFESICTILANLATVEPAKKDLGSSFRLDTYYYSTHNIKTGTEEQVTVTCVVSVNQFYCQLEKNADVIKDLKVKVNDLCQQLARVKTPTVFGTLCFAKYTDGLWYRAQIKATRPSVLVHFVDYGETTEVAKSDLLPVPKEAYDIMSVPVQAVVCCLSDVPADVPSEVNGWFTTTATECKFRALVVAKKPNGNLLVELYHKEIQINLKLKKIFQIETQIEGKVLYEGRRVETPTANKVSKTTFSKEAMPVPPKTIQKLMIEPKPARQVRSEMLTSKQSSQNGPRLKASSKEMYLPPHQRQHYGGQMIKKPGQEHVIVANNAKHSDSTLPSKESDNVLPQAKNPRRPKLEDIPKNSLPSGMKADVYVSHYNSPLSFYVQLVREEDTIFSLVDKLNDSLSTPKISLTEVAAGEVVEAQFADDSLWYRAVVREVLSNSMAVVEFIDFGNTAQLSTSQMANLDQQFVQLPRYSTHCRLSGCGSLELLDAEVVQTLKRDMGSNAEKKLKCQFVQLSDDVWEVTLVDNGVQIRCDVPSRYPKISPDFEHVVEKTVQNPETSLKSRSLYYHPVNFKVGQQLEVYISAVYDAQSFWCQSLDSVELDKLFESLSEIGNADRNEHVTISTLSPGTPCVALFAEDQLWCRAEVLNRNGRELSVLFVDYGNTSQVSDSDVREITDDLLTTPPQAFLCKLEGFDMCRGSWCDGAGDELSSITADKLLQMTITKISSDDGKDTCFVQLECEGVMINEKMKTWWVSSTPDDKQNVTESSFDDRQQSTDSTEKVSKDETPELEEIGANGAQTERHVTNDLLMAVTRTSEHIENSVGDTSIISTEYPLEQRRLSGSQSPNEHVNVVPTPEGNILFNDIGIEENKLLLQIIAENVGESDKNYGEESTSVMQTIWPGEITSPDQSLQVASDEYGVSTSQIEDWAPFNMSASSEVMSYSVAQNKASDDCNLANSSPITSGMSVKVNMTTSDKTLEVSKENTYSDVPGDSRPIFTDVERMHRAEEAIHLTEEAVHRTEEAVHRTEEAVHRTKSTVHQTAAAVQRTEEAVQRTEEAVHRTEEAVHRTEEAVHRTEEAVHPTEEAVHLTGEAGHPTGEMGHPTEQAVHPTEQAVHLTEEVVHPLEKVVHPTEEVVHPTEQVVHRTEKATHRAEEAGHPTKKAVRPTEEAVHPTEEAMHRTDEAMHRTEEAINPTEGATLTDSCGVSDEGATIDGNDCCIGVAEEERDCSSRMTMELFSSADDGSDACLSNIIHLSLVVNEGCEDGRR